One window from the genome of Streptomyces sp. NBC_00091 encodes:
- a CDS encoding cupin domain-containing protein — MSEIEYIANAFRSGFDMQDLSWVPWSEPGRVGVEHHVLWAPDPGRGEDSVGLLLRFPPGAHGDFHEHLGHELMLVLDGRLDHSDGTSYDKGDLVVEGPGTRHQMSSATGCTVLAVRTRPAAPRTPHEAEIVRTRS; from the coding sequence ATGTCTGAAATCGAATACATCGCCAACGCATTCCGCAGCGGATTCGACATGCAGGACCTCAGCTGGGTCCCGTGGTCCGAGCCGGGCCGCGTGGGCGTGGAACACCACGTGCTCTGGGCTCCCGACCCGGGCCGGGGCGAGGACTCCGTCGGTCTCCTCCTGCGCTTCCCGCCCGGTGCGCACGGCGACTTCCACGAGCACCTGGGCCACGAGCTGATGCTCGTGCTCGACGGCCGCCTCGACCACAGCGACGGCACCTCCTACGACAAGGGCGACCTCGTCGTCGAGGGCCCCGGTACCCGGCACCAGATGTCCAGCGCCACCGGCTGCACGGTCCTGGCCGTCCGCACCCGCCCGGCCGCGCCCCGTACCCCGCACGAGGCCGAGATCGTCCGCACCCGGTCCTGA
- a CDS encoding cobalamin B12-binding domain-containing protein (Presence of a B(12) (cobalamin)-binding domain implies dependence on cobalamin itself, in one of its several forms, or in some unusual lineages, dependence on a cobalamin-like analog.), with the protein MSPTTSTLPSPCPSSPVPVRDRRRILVSSVSSDAHTWNLVFLQLLLEEMGHEVFNAGACVPDELVLSECRRLRPDALVISTVNGHGALDGHRLITRLRQEPDLRELQVVIGGKLGVRGAEAGTHAPALMAAGFDAVFEDAAGTEEFRRYLGEAPVRRQAAAPPPARRTPALAGAR; encoded by the coding sequence ATGTCCCCGACCACCTCCACCCTCCCCTCCCCCTGCCCCTCCTCCCCGGTTCCCGTCCGTGACCGCCGCAGGATCCTCGTCTCCAGCGTCTCCTCGGACGCGCACACCTGGAACCTGGTCTTCCTCCAGCTGCTGCTGGAGGAAATGGGCCACGAGGTGTTCAACGCGGGCGCCTGCGTCCCCGACGAGCTGGTCCTCTCCGAGTGCCGGCGGCTGCGCCCCGACGCGCTGGTCATCAGCACCGTCAACGGCCATGGCGCGCTCGACGGCCACCGCCTGATCACCCGGCTGCGGCAGGAGCCCGACCTGCGGGAGCTCCAGGTCGTGATCGGCGGGAAGCTCGGCGTGCGCGGAGCCGAAGCGGGCACCCACGCACCCGCGTTGATGGCGGCGGGCTTCGACGCCGTCTTCGAGGACGCGGCCGGCACCGAGGAGTTCCGGCGCTACCTCGGCGAGGCGCCCGTACGCCGGCAGGCCGCGGCCCCGCCCCCGGCCCGCCGCACCCCGGCCCTGGCGGGTGCCCGGTGA
- a CDS encoding methylaspartate mutase — translation MNAPAVRLSPFAEAVNAARAEGRLVVQPRMGFPTTARMREGLLAVRGARARTVGTVTLDSYTRVGDHASARKALDAGADLNGFPIVAHGAAVTREMLAPVLGDTPAGHPFAVQVRHGSANPFGIVETLLDAGLDATEGGPVSYCLPYSRTPLAESVDAWARSCELLAERSHGSAHMESFGGCLLGQLCPPGLLVAMAVLEGIFFRRHGLRSISLSYAQQTHPDQDAEALAALRLLAGEYLGDTDWHVVLYTYMGVFPRTTPGALALLRSSAVLAARTGTERLIVKTPAEAHRIPTVEDNIQALGEAAAQAASARATAHAPVAQGEFGVLAEARALVESVLELGSDIGAALVEAFRRGYLDVPYCLHADNSGRSRSWIDARGSLQWRSAGAMPVRASAGRAAGPLRADDLIGMLSHVQQGFDRAAVEPAGGRRAALAA, via the coding sequence GTGAACGCCCCCGCCGTGCGGCTGTCGCCCTTCGCCGAGGCCGTCAACGCCGCCCGCGCGGAAGGCCGGCTGGTGGTGCAGCCCCGTATGGGCTTCCCCACCACCGCCCGGATGCGCGAGGGCCTCCTCGCGGTGCGCGGCGCGCGGGCCCGTACGGTCGGCACCGTCACCCTCGACAGCTACACCCGGGTCGGCGACCACGCGTCCGCCCGCAAGGCCCTCGACGCCGGCGCCGATCTCAACGGCTTCCCCATCGTCGCCCACGGTGCGGCCGTCACCCGGGAGATGCTCGCCCCGGTCCTCGGGGACACTCCGGCCGGCCACCCCTTCGCCGTCCAGGTACGGCACGGCTCCGCCAACCCCTTCGGCATCGTCGAGACCCTGCTGGACGCGGGGCTGGACGCCACCGAGGGCGGGCCCGTCTCGTACTGCCTCCCCTACAGCCGCACCCCGCTCGCGGAGTCGGTCGACGCGTGGGCCCGCAGCTGCGAGCTGCTGGCCGAACGCTCCCACGGCTCGGCCCACATGGAGAGCTTCGGCGGCTGTCTGCTCGGCCAGCTGTGCCCGCCCGGGCTGCTGGTGGCCATGGCGGTCCTCGAAGGGATCTTCTTCCGCCGGCACGGGCTGCGCAGCATCTCGCTGAGCTACGCCCAGCAGACCCACCCCGACCAGGACGCCGAGGCGCTCGCCGCCCTGCGGCTGCTGGCGGGCGAGTACCTCGGGGACACCGACTGGCACGTCGTGCTGTACACGTACATGGGCGTCTTCCCGCGCACCACCCCCGGTGCGCTGGCCCTGCTCCGGTCGAGCGCCGTGCTGGCCGCCCGGACGGGCACCGAGCGGCTGATCGTCAAGACGCCGGCGGAGGCCCACCGCATCCCGACCGTCGAGGACAACATCCAGGCCCTGGGGGAGGCCGCCGCTCAGGCGGCGAGCGCCCGCGCCACCGCCCACGCCCCCGTGGCACAGGGCGAGTTCGGCGTCCTCGCCGAGGCGCGCGCCCTGGTGGAGTCGGTCCTGGAGCTGGGCTCCGACATCGGCGCCGCGCTCGTCGAGGCCTTCCGCCGCGGGTATCTGGACGTCCCGTACTGCCTGCACGCCGACAACTCGGGCCGCAGCCGCAGCTGGATCGACGCGCGCGGCAGCCTCCAGTGGCGCAGCGCGGGCGCGATGCCGGTACGCGCGAGCGCCGGGCGGGCCGCGGGTCCGCTGCGCGCCGACGATCTGATCGGCATGCTCTCGCACGTCCAGCAGGGCTTCGACCGGGCCGCCGTCGAGCCCGCCGGCGGGCGGCGCGCCGCGCTGGCCGCCTGA
- a CDS encoding FAD/NAD(P)-binding protein encodes MPVTSTPDRTCSPAHSRPHTVAVVGTGPRGIAVLERLAARLTDRAERAARHGTRPRPVRIYAIDAVEVGAGRIWRTDQDDWFTMNTVVSQVTMYSGRPDGGPARPGAGPSLGEWIAARALPGEEVLGPDDYAPRVVYGHYLQDVYRSVAEHLPPFAELVPVTARVTSLGPDREGGQLLTLDAAPHVLRADSVVLATGHPHNEPDAFERDMLGFAGRHSGARYLCGDSAADMELGEEAVPPGTPVGIRGLGLSFYDVMLTLTVGRGGAFEPGEDGRLRYLPSGREPRIVAGSRSGLPIPARGRNEKAPDHAHRPLFLTPAALAAARARRAAATGDDRLDFDRDVLPLLLQEVHQVYWTAQVRARSGAEAAERFADRHAAALREGRDPGPLLARAGLAGVPPLDLKALARPFEGERFAGPEEFRERLLQVMEADLEQAALGNSSGPLKAALDVLRDIRGVLRQAVDHGGLLPESHAEDFHGRFLPVNSLLSAGPPASRVRQLEALVRQGIVEIAGPATEFAADERRGRFAVSSPHVPGSTRYVDVLVDARIPSPALHRDTSPLTRRLLAEGMVREYTTTGPDGSRFPTGGLDVTPDSFHVVDAVGEPLPGVLALGIPTEHTRWFTQVGSGRPGVDTLFHRDADTVARGLLEPPRAVPATTAAPAAVPAAAATR; translated from the coding sequence ATGCCTGTCACCTCCACCCCCGACCGCACCTGCTCCCCCGCCCACTCCCGTCCGCACACGGTCGCCGTCGTCGGTACGGGCCCGCGCGGCATCGCCGTACTGGAGCGCCTCGCGGCCCGCCTGACCGACCGCGCCGAGCGGGCCGCCCGGCACGGGACGCGGCCGCGGCCCGTACGGATCTACGCGATCGACGCCGTCGAGGTCGGGGCGGGCCGGATCTGGCGCACCGACCAGGACGACTGGTTCACCATGAACACCGTCGTCAGCCAGGTCACCATGTACTCCGGCCGTCCCGACGGCGGGCCCGCGCGCCCCGGTGCGGGCCCCTCCCTCGGCGAGTGGATCGCGGCCCGGGCCCTGCCGGGCGAGGAGGTCCTCGGGCCGGACGACTACGCCCCGCGCGTCGTCTACGGCCATTACCTCCAGGACGTCTACCGGTCGGTCGCCGAGCACCTGCCGCCCTTCGCCGAACTCGTACCGGTGACCGCCCGCGTCACCTCCCTCGGCCCGGACCGGGAAGGCGGCCAGCTGCTGACCCTCGACGCGGCCCCGCACGTCCTGCGGGCCGACAGCGTGGTCCTCGCCACCGGCCACCCGCACAACGAACCCGACGCCTTCGAACGGGACATGCTCGGCTTCGCCGGCCGGCACTCCGGCGCCCGCTACCTGTGCGGGGACTCCGCCGCCGACATGGAGCTCGGCGAGGAAGCCGTGCCGCCCGGCACCCCCGTCGGCATCCGGGGGCTGGGCCTGTCCTTCTACGACGTCATGCTGACCCTGACCGTCGGCCGGGGCGGCGCCTTCGAGCCCGGCGAGGACGGCCGGCTGCGCTACCTGCCCAGCGGCCGCGAGCCCCGGATCGTGGCGGGCTCGCGCAGCGGCCTGCCCATCCCGGCCCGGGGCCGCAACGAGAAGGCTCCCGACCACGCCCACCGGCCGCTCTTCCTCACCCCGGCGGCGCTGGCCGCGGCCCGCGCCCGGCGGGCCGCCGCGACGGGCGACGACCGGCTGGACTTCGACCGGGACGTGCTGCCGCTGCTGCTCCAGGAGGTGCACCAGGTCTACTGGACGGCCCAGGTACGGGCCCGCTCGGGCGCCGAGGCCGCCGAGCGGTTCGCGGACCGGCACGCCGCAGCGCTGCGGGAGGGCCGGGACCCGGGTCCCCTGCTCGCGCGGGCCGGGCTCGCCGGTGTGCCGCCGCTGGACCTGAAGGCGCTCGCCCGGCCCTTCGAGGGCGAGCGGTTCGCCGGGCCGGAGGAGTTCCGCGAGCGGCTGCTCCAGGTCATGGAGGCCGACCTGGAGCAGGCCGCCCTCGGCAACTCCAGCGGCCCGCTCAAGGCGGCCCTCGACGTCCTGCGGGACATCCGGGGCGTGCTGCGCCAGGCCGTCGACCACGGCGGTCTGCTGCCCGAGTCGCACGCCGAGGACTTCCACGGCCGCTTCCTGCCGGTCAACTCCCTGCTCTCGGCGGGTCCGCCGGCGAGCCGGGTGCGGCAGCTCGAGGCGCTGGTCAGGCAGGGCATCGTGGAAATCGCCGGCCCGGCCACCGAGTTCGCCGCCGACGAGCGGCGCGGCCGCTTCGCCGTCTCCTCGCCGCACGTCCCCGGCTCGACCCGGTACGTCGACGTGCTGGTCGATGCCCGCATCCCCTCGCCCGCGCTGCACCGCGACACCTCGCCGCTCACCCGGCGGCTGCTCGCCGAGGGGATGGTCCGCGAGTACACGACGACCGGTCCGGACGGCAGCCGGTTCCCGACCGGCGGGCTCGACGTCACACCGGATTCCTTCCACGTGGTGGACGCCGTCGGCGAACCGCTGCCGGGGGTGCTCGCGCTGGGCATTCCCACCGAGCACACCCGCTGGTTCACCCAGGTCGGCAGTGGCCGCCCCGGCGTGGACACGCTCTTCCACCGGGACGCCGACACCGTGGCCCGGGGCCTGCTGGAGCCGCCCCGAGCCGTCCCCGCAACCACGGCCGCGCCCGCCGCCGTGCCCGCTGCCGCCGCCACCCGCTGA
- a CDS encoding AMP-binding protein: protein MHQNQTPSSPAASPTEVFRASRDLLLAHGTDLDAAHRAFRWPGLPLFNWALDWFDAVAGARDGTALRLAGAGGAGPADDVTVSWSELARRSSQVANWLRALGVRRGDPVMLLLDNRVPVWETMLAAIKLGAVMIPTYTTATPAELADRAARGGVRFVVAEAALAGRFGPGPHPWQGIAVGGTPPPGWASYEDARSAPVRFDPDGPTRADDPLFRYFTSGTTSAPKMVEHTHTSYPVGHLSGMYWNGVRPGDVHLNISAPGWAKHSWSSFFVPWNAEATVLALDSATASDAGAVLEVLRTREVTTFCAPPTTWRAMIAAGLGPRPARLREAVAAGEPMEAALARAVREAWGIDVRDGFGQTETTGQIGNPPGRPPVPGSMGRALPGYRMVVLDPETGQEVPDGVTGELCVDLAERPAGLMRGYADDPDRTARAFAGGHYHTGDLVVRAPDGCFSYVSRADDMFKSFDHRISPLELERVLLRHPAVADAAVVPVPDPVGLWAAKAYVTPADGHTGGAATARAVFALVREELPEHKWVRVVEFAPDLPRTRSGKVRRAGLKDRAPGAEFRMPAPC, encoded by the coding sequence ATGCACCAGAACCAGACCCCCTCCTCCCCTGCCGCCTCCCCCACCGAGGTCTTCCGGGCCTCCCGTGACCTGCTGCTCGCCCACGGCACCGACCTCGACGCCGCCCACCGTGCCTTCCGCTGGCCGGGGCTGCCCCTCTTCAACTGGGCCCTCGACTGGTTCGACGCCGTCGCGGGCGCCCGCGACGGCACCGCGCTGCGCCTGGCCGGGGCGGGCGGCGCCGGTCCGGCGGACGACGTGACCGTCTCCTGGAGCGAGCTGGCCCGCCGCTCCTCGCAGGTCGCCAACTGGCTGCGCGCCCTGGGCGTGCGGCGCGGCGACCCGGTGATGCTGCTGCTGGACAACCGGGTGCCGGTGTGGGAGACCATGCTGGCCGCCATCAAGCTCGGCGCGGTGATGATCCCGACCTACACCACGGCCACCCCCGCCGAGCTGGCCGACCGGGCGGCGCGCGGAGGCGTCCGCTTCGTCGTGGCCGAGGCCGCGCTCGCGGGCCGCTTCGGGCCCGGGCCCCATCCCTGGCAGGGCATCGCCGTGGGCGGCACACCGCCGCCGGGCTGGGCCTCGTACGAGGACGCCCGCTCGGCCCCCGTACGGTTCGACCCGGACGGCCCGACCCGCGCGGACGACCCGCTCTTCCGCTACTTCACCTCGGGCACCACCTCCGCGCCCAAGATGGTCGAGCACACCCACACCAGCTACCCCGTCGGGCACCTCTCCGGCATGTACTGGAACGGGGTGCGCCCCGGTGACGTGCACCTGAACATCTCCGCGCCCGGCTGGGCCAAGCACTCCTGGAGCTCCTTCTTCGTCCCGTGGAACGCGGAGGCGACCGTGCTCGCCCTGGACTCCGCCACGGCCTCCGACGCCGGGGCCGTGCTCGAGGTCCTGCGCACCCGCGAGGTCACCACCTTCTGCGCCCCGCCCACCACCTGGCGGGCCATGATCGCGGCCGGGCTGGGCCCACGGCCCGCGCGGCTGCGCGAGGCCGTGGCCGCGGGTGAGCCGATGGAGGCCGCCCTGGCCCGGGCCGTGCGCGAGGCCTGGGGCATCGACGTCCGGGACGGCTTCGGGCAGACCGAGACCACCGGCCAGATCGGCAACCCGCCCGGCCGCCCCCCGGTGCCCGGCAGCATGGGGCGGGCGCTGCCCGGCTACCGGATGGTGGTGCTGGACCCGGAGACCGGGCAGGAGGTGCCCGACGGGGTGACGGGCGAGCTGTGCGTGGACCTGGCGGAGCGTCCCGCCGGGCTGATGCGCGGCTACGCCGACGATCCGGACAGGACGGCGCGGGCCTTCGCGGGCGGCCACTACCACACGGGCGACCTGGTGGTGCGGGCGCCGGACGGCTGCTTCTCGTACGTCTCCCGCGCGGACGACATGTTCAAGTCGTTCGACCACCGGATCTCCCCGCTGGAACTGGAGCGGGTCCTGCTGCGCCATCCGGCGGTGGCCGACGCGGCGGTGGTCCCGGTGCCCGATCCGGTGGGCCTGTGGGCGGCCAAGGCGTACGTGACCCCCGCGGACGGACACACGGGCGGCGCGGCCACCGCCCGTGCGGTCTTCGCCCTGGTCCGGGAGGAACTGCCGGAGCACAAGTGGGTACGGGTGGTGGAGTTCGCCCCCGACCTGCCGCGCACCCGCTCCGGCAAGGTCCGCCGGGCGGGCCTGAAGGACCGGGCGCCGGGCGCGGAGTTCCGTATGCCCGCCCCCTGCTGA
- a CDS encoding glycosyltransferase, which yields MRVLFSTYGSRGSFEPILGLAVRSRELGAEVRVCAPPDEEFAQRLAEVGVAHVPTGAPVRPLVTTVTPGSAAGLAQRAAALMTAQFETVAAAAEGCDALVVTGPLPVAACARSVAEKLGVRYVHASHQPVSLPSPHRRPPVRRGQPVPEGPVDNQALWDEDARIAHTMFGEEINRQRASFGLPPVDNVRDYAFSGRPWLATDPVLSPWQPTDLGVVQTGAWLPADERPLPAELTEFLDAGTPPVYVGFGSMPMGAPKEVARAAVEAVRAQGRRAVVSRGWAELALIDDQDDCLLVGEVNQQALFPRTAAVVHHGSAGTTTTAARAGVPQVVVPQGADQPYWAGRVADLGLGAEHDGPVPTAESLSAALGAALAPETRARASAVAGTIRTDGTTVAARLLLDAAG from the coding sequence ATGCGCGTGCTGTTCTCGACCTACGGGTCGCGCGGGAGCTTCGAACCGATCCTGGGGCTCGCGGTGCGGTCGCGGGAACTCGGCGCGGAGGTGCGGGTGTGCGCGCCGCCGGACGAGGAGTTCGCGCAGCGGCTGGCCGAGGTCGGTGTGGCGCACGTGCCGACCGGCGCGCCGGTGCGCCCGCTGGTGACCACGGTGACCCCGGGCTCCGCGGCGGGCCTGGCGCAGCGCGCGGCCGCGCTGATGACCGCGCAGTTCGAGACGGTCGCCGCGGCGGCCGAGGGATGCGACGCGCTGGTGGTGACCGGCCCGCTGCCGGTCGCGGCCTGCGCGCGGTCGGTGGCCGAGAAGCTGGGCGTCCGCTACGTGCACGCGAGCCACCAGCCCGTCAGCCTCCCGTCGCCGCACCGCCGGCCGCCCGTGCGGCGGGGCCAGCCGGTGCCGGAGGGCCCCGTCGACAACCAGGCCCTGTGGGACGAGGACGCCCGGATCGCGCACACGATGTTCGGCGAGGAGATCAACAGGCAGCGGGCGTCCTTCGGCCTGCCGCCGGTGGACAACGTCCGCGACTACGCCTTCAGCGGCCGGCCCTGGCTGGCCACGGACCCGGTCCTGTCCCCGTGGCAGCCGACGGACCTCGGCGTGGTGCAGACCGGCGCGTGGCTGCCGGCCGACGAGCGCCCGCTCCCGGCGGAGCTGACGGAGTTCCTGGACGCCGGCACGCCGCCGGTGTACGTGGGCTTCGGCAGCATGCCCATGGGCGCCCCGAAGGAGGTCGCGCGGGCGGCCGTCGAGGCGGTCCGCGCACAGGGCCGCCGCGCGGTGGTCTCCCGCGGCTGGGCCGAGCTGGCCCTGATCGACGACCAGGACGACTGCCTCCTCGTCGGCGAGGTCAACCAGCAGGCCCTGTTCCCCCGCACGGCGGCCGTCGTACACCACGGCAGCGCGGGCACCACGACGACCGCCGCCCGGGCCGGCGTGCCCCAGGTGGTGGTACCCCAGGGAGCGGACCAGCCGTACTGGGCCGGCCGGGTGGCCGACCTGGGCCTCGGCGCGGAACACGACGGCCCGGTTCCGACCGCCGAGTCCCTGTCGGCCGCGCTCGGGGCCGCCCTGGCCCCCGAGACCCGCGCACGGGCGAGCGCCGTGGCCGGCACGATCCGCACCGACGGGACGACGGTGGCCGCGAGGCTCCTGCTCGACGCCGCCGGCTAG
- a CDS encoding mechanosensitive ion channel family protein: MSRDLVLHDWVVAAIALASGGAAGLLLRALMKWLGKHASRTRWSGDDIIVDALRTIAPWAAVIAGAAVATSALPLTARVGGLVNQSLTALLILIATLSAARVVAGLVQSVAASRTGVAASATIFVNITRIVVLTMGVLVALETLGVSIAPLVTALGVGGLAVALALQDTLANLFAGVHILASKTVQPGDYIRLSSGEEGYVVDINWRNSVVRNLSNNLVIIPNGRLARTNMTNYTQPEQKLSILVQAGVGYDSDLEHVERVTLDVVDSVMADITGGVPDHEAAVRFHTFADSRINFTVILGVGEFSDQYRIKHEFIKRLHRRYRAEGISIPAPTRTVSLQQEEARPLSAPPVPHQRDASRR; this comes from the coding sequence TTGAGCCGGGACCTCGTCCTGCACGACTGGGTGGTGGCCGCCATCGCGCTGGCCTCCGGCGGCGCCGCCGGACTGCTGCTGCGGGCGCTCATGAAGTGGCTGGGCAAGCACGCGAGCCGGACCCGGTGGAGCGGGGACGACATCATCGTCGACGCGCTGCGCACCATCGCCCCCTGGGCGGCCGTGATCGCCGGCGCCGCGGTGGCGACCTCGGCGCTGCCGCTGACCGCGCGGGTCGGGGGCTTGGTCAACCAGTCGCTGACGGCGCTGCTCATCCTCATCGCCACGCTCAGCGCGGCCCGGGTCGTGGCGGGACTCGTCCAGTCGGTGGCCGCGTCCCGGACGGGCGTCGCGGCGTCCGCCACCATCTTCGTCAACATCACGAGGATCGTGGTGCTGACGATGGGCGTCCTCGTCGCCCTGGAGACCCTCGGGGTGTCCATCGCCCCGCTGGTCACCGCTCTCGGGGTGGGCGGCCTCGCGGTCGCGCTGGCCTTGCAGGACACCCTCGCCAACCTCTTCGCGGGGGTGCACATCCTCGCCTCGAAGACGGTCCAGCCGGGTGACTACATCCGGCTCAGCAGCGGCGAGGAGGGCTATGTCGTCGACATCAACTGGCGCAACAGCGTGGTGCGCAACCTGTCGAACAACCTGGTGATCATCCCCAACGGCCGCCTCGCGCGGACGAACATGACCAACTACACCCAGCCCGAGCAGAAGCTGTCGATCCTGGTCCAGGCCGGGGTCGGCTACGACAGCGACCTGGAGCACGTCGAGCGGGTGACCCTCGACGTCGTCGACAGCGTGATGGCCGACATCACCGGCGGGGTCCCCGACCACGAGGCCGCGGTCCGCTTCCACACCTTCGCGGACTCCAGGATCAACTTCACGGTGATCCTGGGCGTCGGCGAGTTCAGCGACCAGTACCGGATCAAGCACGAGTTCATCAAGCGCCTGCACCGGCGCTACCGGGCGGAGGGCATCTCGATCCCCGCGCCCACGCGCACGGTCTCGCTCCAGCAGGAGGAGGCCCGCCCGCTGTCCGCCCCGCCGGTCCCGCACCAGCGGGACGCGTCGCGCCGGTAG
- a CDS encoding PhzF family phenazine biosynthesis protein: MRYHHVDVFARRPYSGNSLAVFPDAEALTTAQMRAITRELRHFESVFLVRDPARPYTCRARVFDLAGELDFAGHPLIGAASVLHALHTAGTGDSLTWTLRLGARTVEVTTRRSAPRRYEATLDQGPGVFLGRPGEGEAADIAARFSLDARDLDPALPPETVSTGLRYLVLPVRGDALARARITAPLDAPLGRLGAGFAYLLDATAREGRHWTNDGLLEDVATGSGAGCAAAYLRRHGRIGDGEPVVLHQGRFTGRPSEMTVSAHGHGQDIRRVEVGGAVALLGEGVLAELP; encoded by the coding sequence ATGCGCTACCACCACGTCGACGTTTTCGCCCGACGCCCCTACAGCGGCAACAGCCTCGCGGTGTTCCCCGATGCCGAAGCGCTGACCACCGCGCAGATGCGGGCCATCACCCGGGAACTGCGCCACTTCGAATCGGTCTTCCTGGTACGCGATCCCGCGCGCCCCTACACCTGCCGGGCACGTGTCTTCGACCTCGCCGGGGAACTCGACTTCGCCGGCCACCCCCTCATCGGCGCCGCGAGCGTGCTGCACGCCCTGCACACCGCCGGTACCGGCGACAGCCTCACCTGGACCCTGCGGTTGGGCGCCCGCACGGTGGAAGTGACCACCCGCCGGAGCGCACCGCGACGGTACGAGGCCACGCTCGACCAGGGCCCCGGAGTGTTCCTCGGCCGCCCCGGGGAGGGCGAGGCCGCCGACATCGCCGCCCGCTTCTCCCTGGACGCGCGGGACCTGGACCCCGCCCTGCCCCCGGAGACCGTTTCGACCGGCCTGCGCTACCTCGTCCTGCCCGTACGCGGTGACGCGCTGGCCCGCGCCCGGATCACCGCTCCGCTCGACGCCCCGCTCGGCCGCCTCGGCGCCGGGTTCGCGTACCTTCTCGACGCCACCGCACGGGAAGGGCGCCACTGGACCAACGACGGCCTCCTGGAGGACGTGGCCACCGGCAGCGGGGCCGGCTGCGCCGCCGCCTACCTGCGCCGCCACGGCCGGATCGGCGACGGCGAGCCCGTGGTCCTGCACCAGGGCCGCTTCACGGGACGCCCCAGCGAGATGACCGTCAGCGCGCACGGGCACGGGCAGGACATCCGCAGGGTGGAGGTGGGCGGTGCGGTGGCGCTCCTCGGCGAGGGGGTCCTCGCGGAACTGCCCTGA
- a CDS encoding MFS transporter: MTNPHARAGLFRDADFRRLWTADAVSQAGSAVTLLALPLVAIGALDATPFEAGLLVMSEYLAFLLIGLPAGAWVDRLRHRPVMIAGDLGRAALLLSVPAAAWLDVLTLPQLYAVAFGMSVCTVFFDVAAQSALPRLVDGARLAEANVRLETTRNLTQIGGPGLGGALVGALTAPVAVAVDAVSYLLSALFVSRIRRPEPRPALRRDASLRAEIAEGLRFVLGDRTLRAITAASAVSNLFGTVGAAMLLVLLAGELGLSPLLCAAVFTAEAVGGLLGSLLTLRVAAAFGQGRAMCASVVTSGVLWLLAVPLYQGDWRFAVAVALQALGWTAFMTFKITSVAFRQRICPEPLLGRTAATFRFVVWGAMPVGALVGGLLGQWLGARPAMWIGALGELLAVLPLLLSPLRTARELPAEPSPSAARHLVRP, translated from the coding sequence ATGACGAACCCCCACGCCCGAGCCGGGCTCTTCCGCGACGCCGACTTCCGCAGGCTCTGGACCGCCGACGCCGTGAGCCAGGCCGGCTCCGCCGTGACCCTGCTCGCGCTGCCCCTCGTGGCGATCGGCGCCCTGGACGCCACCCCGTTCGAGGCCGGCCTGCTCGTCATGTCCGAGTACCTGGCCTTCCTGCTGATCGGCCTGCCCGCCGGCGCCTGGGTGGACCGGCTGCGCCACCGGCCCGTGATGATCGCGGGCGATCTGGGCCGCGCCGCCCTGCTCCTGTCCGTCCCCGCTGCCGCCTGGCTGGACGTACTGACGCTCCCTCAGTTGTACGCCGTGGCCTTCGGGATGTCGGTGTGCACCGTCTTCTTCGACGTGGCCGCCCAGAGCGCGCTGCCGCGCCTGGTGGACGGAGCCCGCCTGGCCGAGGCCAACGTCCGGCTGGAGACCACCCGCAACCTCACCCAGATCGGCGGACCCGGCCTGGGCGGAGCGCTGGTCGGCGCGCTCACCGCGCCCGTCGCCGTGGCCGTCGACGCCGTCAGCTACCTCCTCTCGGCGCTCTTCGTCTCCCGCATCCGCCGCCCCGAACCGCGCCCGGCCCTCCGGCGGGACGCGAGCCTGCGGGCCGAGATCGCCGAGGGGCTGCGCTTCGTCCTCGGCGACCGGACGCTGCGGGCGATCACCGCCGCCTCCGCCGTCTCCAACCTGTTCGGCACGGTCGGTGCCGCCATGCTGCTGGTGCTGCTCGCGGGGGAGCTCGGCCTGTCCCCGCTGCTGTGCGCGGCGGTGTTCACCGCGGAAGCCGTGGGCGGTCTCCTCGGCAGCCTGCTCACCCTGCGTGTCGCCGCCGCGTTCGGCCAGGGCCGGGCGATGTGCGCGTCCGTGGTCACCAGCGGTGTGCTGTGGCTGCTGGCGGTGCCCCTCTACCAGGGGGACTGGCGGTTCGCGGTGGCCGTCGCACTCCAGGCGCTGGGCTGGACCGCCTTCATGACCTTCAAGATCACCTCGGTCGCCTTCCGGCAGCGGATCTGCCCCGAACCCCTGCTGGGCCGGACCGCCGCGACGTTCCGCTTCGTGGTGTGGGGCGCGATGCCCGTCGGTGCGCTCGTCGGCGGGCTGCTGGGACAGTGGCTCGGCGCCCGGCCGGCGATGTGGATCGGCGCGCTCGGCGAACTCCTCGCCGTACTGCCCCTCCTCCTCTCGCCGCTGCGGACGGCACGCGAACTCCCGGCCGAGCCGTCCCCGTCCGCCGCACGGCATCTCGTACGTCCGTAG